One Burkholderia sp. PAMC 26561 genomic window carries:
- a CDS encoding RnfH family protein, which produces MTNLSIEVCYALPDGKGAVCALSLAEGVTVQEAIDASGLLARFPEIDLGVLKVGVFGKIQSLDVVLADFDRVEIYRPLKVDPKVARQRRVEKTRRGGSIEGRRWTRKEAR; this is translated from the coding sequence GTGACGAACCTTTCCATTGAGGTTTGCTACGCGTTGCCGGACGGCAAGGGGGCGGTATGCGCGCTTTCGCTGGCTGAGGGCGTGACGGTGCAGGAGGCTATCGATGCAAGCGGGCTGCTGGCCCGTTTTCCGGAGATCGATCTCGGGGTACTGAAAGTTGGTGTCTTCGGGAAAATTCAATCGTTGGATGTCGTGCTTGCGGATTTTGATCGTGTGGAGATTTATCGGCCGCTGAAGGTCGATCCCAAGGTCGCGCGGCAACGGCGGGTTGAAAAGACACGACGCGGCGGATCCATAGAAGGGCGGCGCTGGACGCGAAAGGAAGCCCGCTGA
- the lpxB gene encoding lipid-A-disaccharide synthase, which translates to MTLTPAPLRVAMVAGEPSGDLLAASLLDGLNARLPAGTRFSGIGGPRMTAAGFDAHWPLEKLTVRGYVEALKHIPEILGIRNELKRQLLAEPPSVFIGVDAPDFNFGLEHALRDAGIPTVHFVCPSIWAWRGGRIKKIVKAVDHMLCVFPFEPALMEKAGIASTYVGHPLADEIPLVPDVDAARRELGLTVGGPIIAVLPGSRRSEITLIGPTFFDAMALMQQREPGVRFVMPAATAALRELLQPLVAAHPDLALTITEGKAQVAMTAADAILVKSGTVTLEAALLKKPMVISYKVPWLTGQIMQRQGYLPYVGLPNILAGRFVVPEILQHFATPEALADATLKQLNDNANRATLTEIFTEMHHVLRQNTAQRASEAVAQVLETRRPR; encoded by the coding sequence ATGACGCTCACGCCCGCACCCTTGCGTGTTGCGATGGTCGCCGGCGAGCCGTCCGGTGACTTGCTGGCCGCGTCGCTGCTCGACGGCCTGAACGCGCGCTTGCCTGCGGGTACGCGGTTCAGCGGCATTGGGGGTCCGCGCATGACGGCCGCCGGTTTCGATGCCCACTGGCCCTTGGAGAAGCTGACCGTCCGCGGCTATGTGGAAGCGCTCAAGCACATTCCCGAGATCCTCGGCATTCGCAACGAGCTCAAGCGCCAGTTGCTTGCCGAGCCGCCATCTGTGTTTATCGGCGTGGATGCGCCTGATTTCAATTTTGGTCTCGAACACGCGTTGCGCGATGCCGGCATTCCGACCGTGCATTTCGTGTGTCCGTCGATCTGGGCGTGGCGCGGCGGGCGGATCAAGAAGATCGTCAAAGCCGTCGATCACATGCTGTGCGTGTTTCCGTTTGAACCGGCGCTGATGGAAAAGGCGGGCATAGCGTCCACTTATGTGGGCCATCCGCTTGCCGATGAAATCCCGCTCGTCCCCGACGTCGATGCCGCCCGCCGCGAACTGGGTCTGACCGTGGGTGGTCCGATCATCGCCGTGTTGCCAGGTAGCCGGCGCTCGGAGATTACGCTGATCGGCCCGACGTTTTTCGATGCAATGGCGCTGATGCAGCAACGCGAACCCGGCGTGCGATTCGTGATGCCGGCGGCGACCGCCGCGTTGCGCGAACTGCTGCAACCGCTCGTGGCGGCGCATCCGGATCTGGCGTTGACCATCACGGAAGGCAAGGCCCAGGTCGCGATGACCGCCGCCGACGCCATCCTGGTCAAGAGCGGCACGGTGACGCTCGAAGCGGCATTGCTGAAAAAGCCGATGGTGATCTCGTACAAGGTGCCCTGGCTGACTGGCCAGATCATGCAGCGCCAGGGTTATCTGCCGTATGTCGGCTTGCCGAATATTCTGGCGGGGCGTTTTGTCGTGCCGGAGATCCTGCAGCATTTCGCCACGCCCGAAGCGCTCGCCGATGCAACGCTCAAGCAGTTGAACGACAACGCAAACCGCGCGACACTCACAGAAATCTTCACCGAAATGCATCATGTATTGCGTCAGAATACGGCGCAACGGGCGTCGGAGGCTGTGGCGCAGGTGCTGGAAACGAGGAGGCCGCGGTAA
- the rnhB gene encoding ribonuclease HII, whose product MAKIVVKGVVRRANQPEFDFDSPSDIICGVDEAGRGPLAGPVVAAAVIFDPSKPKIRGLDDSKVLSAKKREELYEKIIDRALAYCVASASVEEIDTINILHAAMLAMKRAVEGLSVTPTVAKIDGNRCPTLSMRSVAVIGGDALIAQISAASILAKVTRDRMLLQLHDTHPVYGFNAHAGYGTPQHLKALLDHGPCEHHRRSFAPVREAHARFGVVLPPVAPELLAAAAAAAASAEPGIDAPPF is encoded by the coding sequence ATGGCTAAGATCGTCGTAAAGGGCGTGGTCAGGCGCGCGAATCAGCCGGAGTTCGACTTCGATTCCCCGTCCGACATCATTTGCGGTGTCGACGAAGCCGGCCGTGGTCCGCTCGCCGGCCCGGTGGTTGCGGCGGCAGTGATCTTCGATCCGTCGAAACCGAAGATTCGCGGCCTCGATGACTCGAAAGTGCTGAGTGCCAAGAAGCGCGAGGAGTTGTACGAGAAGATCATCGATCGCGCGCTGGCGTATTGCGTGGCATCGGCGAGTGTCGAGGAAATCGACACCATCAACATTCTGCACGCCGCCATGCTCGCCATGAAACGCGCGGTCGAAGGGCTGTCGGTCACGCCGACGGTCGCGAAGATCGATGGCAACCGGTGCCCGACTTTGTCGATGCGTTCCGTTGCCGTCATCGGCGGCGACGCGCTGATTGCGCAGATATCGGCGGCATCGATTCTGGCCAAGGTCACGCGTGACCGCATGCTGCTCCAATTGCACGATACACACCCCGTGTACGGCTTCAATGCTCACGCCGGGTACGGTACGCCGCAGCATCTGAAGGCGCTGCTCGACCATGGGCCTTGCGAGCATCATCGGCGTTCTTTTGCGCCTGTGCGCGAAGCGCATGCGCGATTTGGCGTGGTGCTGCCACCCGTCGCGCCGGAGTTGCTCGCGGCAGCCGCTGCTGCGGCGGCCAGTGCCGAGCCAGGTATCGACGCACCTCCGTTTTAA
- a CDS encoding TrmH family RNA methyltransferase: MKSITSRDNPLYKRLKALAGSTAQQRRSGHALLEGLHLADAYLQAAGQPETCVVTEGALQHDEAREIVARIDPTRVHTLPDALFGQLSGVVHGVGMVLLVDRIAPVLPVRVDQTCIVLDGVQDAGNVGSILRSAAAAGIQHVFCAPGTVYAWSSKVLRAGMGAHFLLNVFEDVEAADLRSRLEPEVRVTITDSHGAKALYDIDLSGPLAWVMGNEGAGVSTFWRDHAALRVTIPQPGGMESLNVAAAAAVCIFEQCRQQRV; encoded by the coding sequence GTGAAATCCATAACCTCGCGGGACAACCCGCTTTACAAGCGGTTGAAGGCGCTCGCCGGGTCGACGGCGCAGCAGCGCCGCAGCGGCCATGCGCTGCTGGAAGGCCTGCATCTCGCCGATGCCTATCTGCAAGCGGCCGGACAGCCCGAGACTTGCGTGGTGACCGAAGGCGCGTTGCAGCACGATGAAGCGCGCGAGATCGTTGCCCGCATCGATCCCACACGGGTCCATACGTTGCCCGATGCCTTGTTCGGGCAATTGTCGGGTGTCGTGCACGGCGTGGGCATGGTGTTGCTGGTTGACCGGATTGCGCCGGTTTTGCCTGTGCGTGTGGATCAAACCTGCATCGTGCTCGATGGGGTTCAGGATGCCGGAAATGTCGGTTCCATCTTGCGGAGCGCGGCGGCGGCGGGGATCCAGCACGTGTTCTGTGCGCCGGGAACGGTGTACGCATGGTCGTCGAAGGTCTTGCGCGCCGGCATGGGCGCGCATTTCCTGCTGAACGTCTTTGAGGATGTCGAGGCAGCGGATCTGCGGTCGCGGCTCGAACCCGAAGTGCGGGTTACCATCACTGATTCGCACGGCGCGAAGGCGCTCTACGACATCGATTTGTCCGGCCCGCTGGCCTGGGTGATGGGCAATGAAGGCGCGGGCGTTTCGACGTTCTGGCGCGATCATGCGGCGTTGCGCGTGACGATCCCACAGCCCGGTGGCATGGAGTCGCTGAATGTGGCGGCGGCTGCGGCGGTGTGCATCTTCGAGCAGTGCCGGCAGCAACGCGTATAA
- the guaB gene encoding IMP dehydrogenase, which yields MRLIQKALTFDDVLLVPAFSNVLPRDTSLKTQVTRKISLNMPLLSAAMDTVTEGRLAIAMAQLGGVGIIHKNLTSAEQAREVAKVKRFESGVVRDPITVPPQMKVRDVIALTQQHGISGFPVVEGPQLIGIVTNRDLRFEERLDDEVRKIMTPRERLVTVKEGTPLAEAKALMHSHRLERVLVVNDAFELRGLMTVKDITKQTEHPDACKDEHGKLRAGAAVGVGPENEERVDLLSAAGVDVIVVDTAHGHSQGVLERVRWVKQNYPHIEVIGGNIATAAAAKALVEYGADGVKVGIGPGSICTTRIVAGVGVPQITAVANVSDALRGSGVPVISDGGVRFSGDVSKALAAGADAVMMGSMLAGTEESPGDVFLFQGRQYKAYRGMGSVGAMKDGAADRYFQDNSANIDKLVPEGIEGRVAYKGSVNAILFQVIGGVRASMGYCGCRNIGEMHDKAEFVQITGAGMRESHVHDVQITKEAPNYHVD from the coding sequence ATGCGTCTGATCCAGAAAGCACTCACGTTCGATGACGTGCTCCTCGTGCCCGCGTTTTCCAACGTGCTCCCGCGCGACACCAGCCTGAAAACTCAGGTAACCCGCAAGATTTCCCTGAATATGCCCCTGTTGTCCGCTGCCATGGACACAGTCACCGAAGGCCGGCTCGCAATCGCGATGGCCCAGCTCGGCGGCGTCGGCATCATCCACAAGAATCTCACATCAGCCGAACAGGCCCGCGAAGTCGCGAAGGTAAAGCGTTTCGAATCCGGCGTCGTGCGCGATCCGATCACCGTTCCGCCGCAAATGAAAGTGCGCGATGTGATCGCCTTGACGCAACAGCACGGCATTTCCGGTTTCCCGGTGGTCGAAGGGCCGCAGTTGATCGGTATTGTGACAAACCGGGATTTGCGCTTCGAAGAACGTCTCGACGACGAAGTGCGCAAGATCATGACGCCGCGCGAGCGGCTCGTGACGGTCAAGGAAGGCACGCCGCTCGCAGAAGCCAAGGCGCTGATGCACAGCCATCGGCTGGAGCGGGTGCTGGTCGTCAACGACGCGTTTGAATTGCGCGGCCTGATGACGGTCAAGGACATCACCAAGCAAACCGAACACCCGGACGCCTGTAAAGACGAACACGGCAAGCTGCGCGCCGGGGCGGCAGTCGGTGTCGGTCCGGAAAACGAAGAACGCGTGGATCTGCTGTCGGCGGCGGGCGTGGACGTGATCGTAGTCGACACGGCGCACGGCCATAGCCAGGGCGTGCTCGAACGCGTGCGCTGGGTGAAGCAGAACTATCCGCACATTGAAGTGATTGGCGGGAATATCGCCACGGCCGCGGCGGCCAAGGCGCTCGTGGAATACGGCGCGGACGGCGTGAAGGTGGGTATCGGCCCGGGGTCGATCTGCACCACGCGAATCGTGGCCGGCGTCGGCGTGCCGCAGATCACGGCGGTGGCGAATGTATCGGATGCATTGCGCGGTTCGGGCGTGCCGGTGATTTCGGACGGCGGTGTGCGTTTTTCCGGCGATGTCAGCAAGGCGCTTGCCGCCGGCGCGGACGCCGTGATGATGGGCAGCATGCTGGCCGGCACGGAAGAGTCCCCGGGCGACGTGTTCCTGTTCCAGGGTCGCCAGTACAAGGCGTATCGCGGCATGGGTTCGGTCGGCGCGATGAAGGACGGCGCGGCGGATCGCTACTTCCAGGACAACTCGGCGAACATCGACAAGCTGGTGCCGGAAGGGATCGAAGGGCGGGTCGCCTATAAGGGCTCGGTCAATGCGATCCTGTTTCAGGTCATTGGCGGCGTGCGGGCGAGCATGGGATATTGCGGTTGCCGCAATATCGGCGAAATGCACGACAAGGCCGAGTTTGTCCAGATCACGGGCGCCGGCATGCGCGAGTCGCACGTGCACGACGTCCAGATCACGAAGGAAGCCCCCAACTACCACGTGGACTGA
- the smpB gene encoding SsrA-binding protein SmpB gives MSIIDNRKAFFDYFIEDRYEAGLVLEGWEVKALRAGRGQIKEGYVIIRDNELFLIGAHISPLPEASTHIHPDPVRTRKLLLHSEEISKLISKVEQKGHTLVPLNFHYKGGRVKCEIGLAKGKKLHDKRETEKKRDWEREKAQIMRGAKH, from the coding sequence ATGAGCATCATCGACAACAGAAAAGCCTTCTTCGATTACTTCATCGAAGATCGCTACGAGGCGGGGCTCGTGCTGGAAGGGTGGGAAGTCAAGGCCCTCCGGGCTGGTCGCGGCCAGATCAAGGAAGGCTACGTCATCATTCGTGACAACGAGCTGTTCCTGATCGGCGCACATATCAGCCCATTGCCCGAAGCCTCGACCCACATCCATCCGGATCCGGTCCGCACGCGCAAGCTGCTGCTGCATAGCGAAGAAATTTCCAAGCTCATCAGCAAGGTCGAGCAAAAAGGCCACACGCTCGTGCCACTGAACTTTCACTACAAAGGCGGCCGCGTGAAGTGCGAAATCGGCCTTGCCAAGGGCAAGAAGCTCCACGACAAGCGCGAAACCGAGAAGAAGCGCGACTGGGAACGCGAAAAAGCGCAAATCATGCGCGGCGCCAAGCATTGA
- a CDS encoding SPFH domain-containing protein, whose translation MDVTIIGAILLIIVIAIAAQTIKIVPQQHAWVLERLGRYHATLTPGMTIVLPFIDRVAYKHVLKEIPLEVPSQVCITRDNTQLQVDGVLYFQVTDAMKASYGSSNFIYAITQLSQTTLRSVIGKLELDKTFEERDYINHSIVTSLDQAAANWGVKVLRYEIKDLTPPKEILHAMQAQITAEREKRAVIAASEGRKQEQINIAWGAREAAIHKSEGERQAQINQAEGEASAILAVAVANAQAIEKIGAAIQTAGGMEAVNLKVAEQYVTAFGNIAKQGNTLIVPGNLSEMSSMIASALTIIKGDAAPGSVIRKS comes from the coding sequence ATGGACGTGACTATCATCGGGGCAATTTTGTTGATCATCGTTATTGCGATTGCCGCGCAGACGATCAAGATCGTGCCGCAGCAACATGCCTGGGTGCTCGAGCGGCTGGGGCGTTATCACGCGACGTTGACGCCGGGCATGACGATCGTGCTGCCGTTTATCGATCGGGTGGCCTACAAGCACGTGCTCAAGGAGATTCCGCTCGAAGTGCCGAGCCAGGTTTGTATCACGCGCGACAACACGCAGCTTCAGGTGGATGGCGTGCTGTATTTTCAGGTCACCGACGCCATGAAGGCATCGTACGGATCGAGCAACTTCATCTATGCCATCACGCAGTTGTCGCAGACCACGCTGCGTTCGGTTATCGGCAAGCTGGAACTCGACAAGACCTTTGAAGAGCGCGACTACATCAACCACAGTATTGTCACGTCGCTCGATCAGGCAGCCGCAAACTGGGGCGTAAAGGTGCTGCGTTACGAGATCAAGGATTTGACCCCGCCCAAGGAGATCCTCCACGCAATGCAGGCGCAAATCACGGCGGAACGTGAGAAGCGGGCGGTGATCGCTGCGTCCGAAGGTCGCAAGCAGGAGCAGATCAACATTGCCTGGGGCGCGCGCGAAGCGGCCATTCACAAGTCCGAAGGCGAGCGCCAGGCGCAGATCAACCAGGCAGAAGGCGAGGCTTCGGCAATCCTGGCGGTGGCCGTTGCAAATGCTCAGGCGATCGAGAAAATCGGTGCGGCAATCCAGACGGCGGGCGGCATGGAAGCGGTGAACCTGAAGGTCGCCGAGCAATACGTCACCGCGTTCGGAAACATTGCGAAGCAGGGCAATACGCTGATCGTGCCGGGGAATTTATCGGAGATGAGTTCCATGATCGCGTCCGCGCTGACCATCATCAAGGGCGATGCCGCGCCGGGTAGCGTGATCCGCAAAAGCTGA
- the ppsA gene encoding phosphoenolpyruvate synthase, with product MTNEANVAKDQAYVVPFEQLRMTDVDIVGGKNASLGEMISQLAEAGVQVPTGFATTAQAFRDFLHHNDLTERIAKRLELFDVDDVKALAEAGKEIRQWIVDAPMQPRLEELIRKGFDTLQASSPEELSFAVRSSATAEDLPDASFAGQQESYLNVVGIDEVLDRMKHVFASLYNDRAISYRVHKGFTHAEVALSAGVQRMVRSDVGAAGVMFTLDTESGFKDAVFITSSYGLGETVVQGAVNPDEFYVFKTTLEQGKYPIIRRSIGSKLIKMEFTKAGEAGRVKTVDVSHEQRNRFSITDEDVIQLAKYAVIIEKHYQRPMDIEWGKDGRDGKIFILQARPETVKSQNAGKAEMRFKLKGQSNVLATGRAIGQKIGAGPVRVIHDPSEMDRVQPGDVLVADMTDPNWEPVMKRASAIVTNRGGRTCHAAIIARELGVPAVVGCGDATDLLKEGQLVTVSCAEGDEGKIYDGLLETEITEVERGELPEIPVKIMMNVGNPQLAFDFSHLPNAGVGLARLEFIINNNIGVHPKAILEYPNIDADLKKAVESVARGHASPRAFYVDKLTEGIATIAAAFYPKPVIVRLSDFKSNEYKKLIGGSRYEPDEENPMLGFRGASRYISEDFAEAFQMECIALKKVREEMGLDNVEIMVPFVRTLKQAEKVVGLLEKFGLKRGVNGLRLIMMCEIPSNAILAEEFLEFFDGFSIGSNDLTQLTLGLDRDSGMELLAVDFDERDPAVQFMLKRAIETCLRLNKYVGICGQGPSDHPDLAEWLAKEGIASMSLNPDTIIDTWKTLAKALNK from the coding sequence ATGACTAACGAAGCTAACGTTGCAAAGGACCAGGCGTATGTAGTTCCATTCGAGCAGTTGCGAATGACCGACGTCGACATTGTCGGCGGCAAGAATGCCTCACTCGGCGAAATGATCAGCCAGCTCGCCGAAGCCGGCGTGCAGGTGCCGACTGGTTTTGCGACCACGGCGCAGGCATTTCGCGACTTCCTGCATCACAACGACCTGACTGAGCGCATCGCCAAACGTCTTGAACTCTTCGACGTAGACGATGTAAAAGCCTTGGCCGAAGCAGGCAAGGAGATTCGTCAATGGATCGTCGACGCGCCAATGCAGCCGCGCCTCGAAGAACTGATCCGCAAAGGCTTCGACACACTTCAGGCGAGCTCCCCGGAAGAACTGTCGTTTGCCGTGCGATCGTCGGCGACCGCTGAAGACTTGCCGGACGCATCGTTCGCAGGTCAGCAGGAAAGCTATCTGAACGTGGTCGGCATCGACGAAGTGCTCGATCGCATGAAGCACGTGTTCGCGTCGCTCTATAACGACCGTGCCATTTCGTACCGCGTGCACAAGGGTTTCACGCATGCTGAAGTGGCGTTGTCGGCAGGCGTGCAGCGCATGGTTCGCTCGGACGTGGGCGCAGCCGGCGTGATGTTCACGCTCGATACCGAATCGGGTTTCAAGGACGCCGTGTTCATCACGTCGAGCTACGGTCTTGGCGAAACGGTCGTGCAGGGCGCCGTGAATCCGGACGAGTTCTACGTCTTCAAGACCACGCTCGAACAGGGCAAGTACCCGATCATCCGCCGCTCGATTGGCTCGAAGCTCATCAAGATGGAATTCACGAAGGCCGGTGAAGCCGGTCGCGTGAAGACGGTCGACGTATCGCACGAGCAGCGCAACCGTTTTTCCATCACCGACGAAGACGTGATCCAGCTCGCGAAGTACGCGGTGATCATCGAAAAGCATTATCAGCGTCCAATGGATATCGAGTGGGGCAAGGACGGCCGCGACGGCAAGATCTTCATCCTGCAGGCACGTCCTGAAACGGTGAAGAGCCAGAACGCGGGCAAGGCTGAAATGCGCTTCAAGTTGAAGGGCCAGTCGAACGTGCTCGCAACGGGTCGGGCCATCGGCCAGAAGATCGGCGCGGGTCCCGTGCGCGTGATTCACGATCCGTCCGAGATGGATCGCGTCCAGCCCGGCGACGTGCTGGTGGCGGACATGACCGACCCGAACTGGGAACCGGTGATGAAGCGTGCATCGGCGATCGTGACGAATCGCGGCGGACGCACGTGTCACGCGGCCATCATCGCGCGTGAGCTGGGTGTGCCGGCAGTCGTCGGTTGCGGCGATGCTACCGATCTCCTGAAAGAAGGCCAGTTGGTGACGGTGTCGTGCGCGGAAGGCGACGAAGGCAAGATCTACGACGGCCTGCTGGAAACCGAAATAACCGAAGTCGAGCGCGGCGAATTGCCCGAGATTCCGGTCAAGATCATGATGAACGTCGGCAACCCGCAACTGGCTTTCGACTTCTCGCATCTGCCTAACGCAGGCGTGGGCCTGGCGCGGCTCGAGTTCATCATCAACAACAACATCGGCGTGCATCCGAAGGCGATTCTCGAGTATCCGAATATCGATGCCGATTTGAAGAAAGCTGTGGAAAGCGTCGCACGCGGTCATGCATCGCCGCGTGCGTTTTATGTCGACAAGCTGACGGAAGGCATCGCGACGATTGCCGCGGCGTTCTATCCGAAGCCGGTGATCGTGCGCCTGTCCGACTTCAAGTCGAACGAGTACAAGAAGCTGATCGGCGGTTCGCGTTACGAGCCGGACGAAGAAAACCCGATGCTCGGCTTCCGTGGCGCTTCGCGTTATATCTCGGAGGACTTCGCTGAAGCCTTCCAGATGGAATGCATTGCGCTGAAGAAGGTGCGCGAAGAGATGGGCCTCGACAACGTCGAGATCATGGTGCCGTTCGTGCGGACCTTGAAGCAGGCCGAGAAGGTTGTTGGACTGCTGGAGAAGTTCGGTCTCAAGCGCGGCGTGAACGGCCTGCGCCTGATCATGATGTGCGAGATTCCGTCGAACGCGATCCTTGCTGAAGAGTTCCTTGAATTCTTCGACGGCTTCTCGATCGGATCGAACGACCTGACGCAGCTCACGCTGGGCCTGGACCGCGATTCGGGCATGGAGTTGCTCGCAGTCGATTTCGATGAACGCGATCCCGCTGTGCAGTTCATGCTGAAGCGCGCTATCGAAACATGTTTGCGGCTGAACAAGTACGTGGGTATCTGTGGTCAGGGTCCTTCGGATCATCCGGACCTTGCTGAATGGCTTGCGAAGGAAGGCATCGCGTCGATGTCGCTCAATCCGGATACGATCATCGACACGTGGAAGACGCTTGCGAAGGCGTTGAACAAGTAA
- the ppsR gene encoding posphoenolpyruvate synthetase regulatory kinase/phosphorylase PpsR has translation MPPTVFIVSDGTGITAETFAHSILSQFDQKFRLVRVPFVDSTDKAHATIAKINEAVSLDGRRPIVFTTLVDSESNEIVQRSNALVLNMFQTFIEPLEIELDIKSTHAMGRVHQNADTDEYKNRIEAINFSLAHDDGQSNRNLEDADVILVGVSRSGKTPTSLYLAMQYGVKAANYPLIPEDFERGRLPTPLLPYREKMFGLSIDPQRLAEIRNERRPGSKYAALENCRYEINEAEAMMKREGVKWLSSTHKSIEEIATTILQEIRLERPSYY, from the coding sequence ATGCCGCCAACCGTATTTATCGTTTCAGATGGCACCGGGATCACTGCCGAAACCTTCGCGCACTCGATCCTCTCCCAGTTCGATCAAAAGTTCCGGCTCGTGCGCGTGCCGTTCGTCGACTCCACGGACAAGGCGCATGCGACCATCGCGAAGATCAACGAGGCTGTTTCCCTCGATGGCCGCCGTCCGATCGTATTCACCACGCTGGTCGACAGCGAGTCCAACGAGATCGTGCAGCGTTCGAACGCGCTGGTGCTGAACATGTTCCAGACGTTCATCGAGCCGTTGGAAATCGAACTCGACATCAAGTCCACGCATGCAATGGGCCGCGTTCACCAGAACGCCGACACGGACGAGTACAAGAACCGGATCGAGGCGATCAACTTTTCGCTCGCGCATGACGATGGCCAGTCGAACCGCAACCTGGAAGATGCCGATGTCATCCTGGTCGGCGTATCGCGCAGCGGCAAGACGCCGACCTCCTTGTACCTGGCAATGCAGTACGGCGTGAAAGCGGCCAACTATCCGCTGATCCCGGAAGACTTCGAGCGCGGCCGGTTGCCGACGCCTCTGCTGCCGTATCGGGAAAAGATGTTTGGTTTGTCGATCGATCCGCAGCGGCTGGCCGAGATCCGCAACGAGCGCCGCCCGGGAAGCAAGTATGCCGCGCTGGAAAATTGCCGCTACGAAATCAACGAAGCCGAAGCGATGATGAAGCGCGAAGGCGTCAAGTGGTTGTCATCGACGCATAAGTCGATCGAGGAAATCGCCACCACGATCTTGCAGGAGATTCGCCTGGAGCGGCCTTCGTATTATTAG
- a CDS encoding type II toxin-antitoxin system RatA family toxin → MADVQKTVLIRHSAEQMFDLVTDVPDYPNFLPWCGGVEVGRHDEHSMEAKIHINFKGIKQHFATRNVQTRPTSIDMEFLDGPFKKFTGYWRFTPLRADACKIEFALHYEFSNIILEKIIGPVFSHIAHTFVDSFVKRADQRYGK, encoded by the coding sequence ATGGCAGATGTTCAGAAAACTGTATTGATCCGACATTCTGCTGAGCAGATGTTCGACCTCGTCACCGATGTCCCCGATTACCCGAATTTCTTGCCCTGGTGTGGCGGCGTGGAGGTAGGCCGCCACGACGAGCACAGCATGGAAGCGAAGATCCACATCAATTTCAAGGGTATCAAGCAGCATTTCGCGACGCGTAACGTGCAAACGCGCCCGACCAGTATCGATATGGAGTTCCTCGACGGGCCTTTCAAGAAGTTCACCGGGTATTGGCGCTTCACGCCGTTGCGGGCGGACGCCTGCAAGATCGAGTTCGCGCTGCACTACGAATTTTCGAACATCATTCTCGAGAAGATCATCGGGCCTGTTTTCAGTCACATTGCGCACACGTTCGTGGATTCGTTCGTGAAGCGCGCCGACCAGCGGTATGGGAAGTGA
- a CDS encoding NfeD family protein, whose protein sequence is MAANGFFWWIGAGALVLLELMSGTFYLLMIALGFVAGGIAHLVGAGLEIELLVAALVAVIAGAVLRRSKLGRPARRDASHDPGVNLDIGETLKVNEWHEGRARAMYRGAEWDIELAPGETEGAQLYRITAFSGNTLVVAAKR, encoded by the coding sequence ATGGCTGCTAACGGATTTTTCTGGTGGATCGGCGCCGGCGCGCTCGTCTTGCTCGAGTTGATGTCGGGCACGTTTTATCTATTGATGATCGCGCTTGGATTTGTGGCGGGCGGGATCGCGCATCTGGTGGGAGCGGGACTTGAGATCGAATTGCTCGTGGCCGCGCTGGTCGCGGTGATCGCGGGAGCCGTGTTGCGGCGTTCGAAGCTCGGGCGTCCTGCGCGCCGGGACGCATCGCATGATCCGGGCGTGAACCTAGACATTGGCGAGACGTTGAAGGTCAACGAATGGCACGAAGGCCGCGCGCGGGCGATGTATCGCGGCGCCGAGTGGGATATAGAACTGGCGCCGGGGGAAACGGAAGGTGCGCAGCTCTACAGGATCACGGCGTTTTCCGGCAACACACTGGTTGTGGCTGCCAAGCGCTGA